The segment TTGATTTTACAGATATTAATAACATTAAGTTAAAAAATAATGATATTAGCCAAAATCAATTATTTAAATTAGATGATAATCAATTTAACTGATTATCTATAACTAATGAACTTGAAAGTAATAATATTCCGTCATTAATTCCTGCTGATTGAACATTAGGTAATGGAGAATATGGAAAGTATTTTACAAGAGCAATTATTAGTAACAATAAAATTGAAAATGCTTTAAATTTATACGGTTCAAATAAATCTCAATTATTTTCTAAATTAGAATTTTATAAAGAAATTTCACAAATTGATAATAATAATCAATTTGAATTACTAATTGAAAATCCGATTAATAACTTAAATCGGATTGAAATTAGTGGTATATTTGGTGCTGGTAATTATGAAATAATTTTAATAACTGATAAACAAGAAATAAATTTAAAAAATATTAATTTATTTGATAAATATAATGAAAATATTTCTTATATAAATATAGAAATTTAATTATCAAAATATCCATCTGGATAAATACCATCTCATTTTATGTCATAATCAAGAATTTGTTTAACACTAAAATATAAATTTATTTTATGTTCATCACTTGTTTCATGTGATCATATTGTTGTTCCAGCCCCCCCCAGTAGACTGTATAATCATGTCCTAAATATGACTTATAATTATAAGTTTTATAATATGACATTATACTTAATAAAAGTGCAGCTATAACAGCAGTTCATAATATTATTTTTTTATAATTTATTTTAATTCATTTTTTAAAATTATTTAATTTTTTTCCTTTTTCTTCTTTTTCATTTTCTATATTTTTTATCATTTCTTTGCTATCTTGCATTTTAATTCTCCTTTTTTCCTTGATTTTACTTTTAAATTGTACTATTTTTGATTATTTTTACAAGTATGCTTTTAAATGCAAAATAACATCTAAATTAAAGGCGTTTATTTTATGAGACCTATACTATTAATTATATTGAAATTGTTTATTATATAGCAAATGTGAAGATGCTTTTTTTCACAGTAGCATTATTTTTACCTCTAATTACATTTTTATATGGATATAGTGCATAAAACAAAGCATCATATGGGTCTTGGTACATATTTTTGTCTGGAATGTTAGTTTTTGTTTCATCATAACGTAATTCTTCTAAACATTGAGTAGTTTTTGGTAAATCATCTTTATTAGCATAAAAGTTTCCATAACTCATAATATTTCTCATTCAAACCACTCTATTAGTTAATCCTGCTTCTTGATTTAAATTTGAAGCATGTTTAATAGCAGTTTGTGTTATTAAAATAGTATTATGTTCATCTATTAATTTTTGATTTAATCAATCCATTGCTGTTCTTGCTTTATCATCATAAAAATAAATTACTTGGTCAAAATTTTCAAAATTATCCATTAATCCTAAAATTTCATTAACATAAGCATTAATTTTTTCGTTTTCATTAATAAAATCGTTTGGAGTAACTACTAATTCACAAATAACATACGGGTCATAATAACCAGTATTATTATATTCTTTAAAACCAACTACCATAAATACAGTATGGTCTTTTGGTCCCGTAGTTCAATCAATACCAACACTATAAAAATCAAATTTATACATATCTTTTTCTTGATTATAAAATTGTTTTAAATTATATGATTGTCAATATTTTACTGTTTTTTGAAATGGAAAAATTGTTGCATCACTATCTAAAAATTCAAAACCATAATAAACAGTATTAAATTCATCAGGATTACTTTTTTTCATTTCTAATAATGTTCTTTTTTGAATTTCAGGTAATTTATTTCAAAATGGTTGAATAGTAAATCTTAAAACAAATAAACCTAAACCACTAAATATGTCTTGATTTTCATAGTAAACTTTACCAACTTTTTTAAGATTATTCATCACTTTATCATTTAATGGTAAAAATGGCGTACAGTATTTTAAATAAAATGGATGATATTTATCATATGGATTACATGTAAAAGTAATAAAGAAACTTTTGTAAAAATAGCGAGTAATCTTTTGTCCAAATGTACTACTATATATATTTTTATCAATAAATGTTCAACTTCACTCTTTAATTGGTTCATTTGACACTTTAATTCTGTTGCTTCTAAACATAGAGTTTTGTAATCTTTCATATCGATATGTTAGTTGCTTTTCTGTTAAAGTTTCTTTTTCTTCAGCCATTATTATTTCATCTGTTCTTGAACCTAAAAAACTTGACCCACCCGCTTCTTTTCCAAAAATTTTATTACCATTAGCATAACCAATAAAATCAATTTGTTGATTATTAGGAAAAATGATACAACCACCATCCTTAGTTATTTTTCATTTAATACCATGTGGGTTATTAGGTAGTAAATTAATATCATATTTATCTAATAAAACTTGACAAACATTCATTAATGCACCAATTGTAGTTTCACTATGAGTATTTTCATATCTTCTTACTTCTTGGACACTACTATCACTAAAATTACAACATATAAATAAATCAAATGCTAAACAGTTTCAAGTTTTTCTTGTTCCACGTGCAGTTGGTACAAAACGATAAAAACAATTGGTAGTAAAAAATTCTGCTCATTCATCACCAACAAATTGTTTAAAAATATCTCAACTAAAACCATAATTATTATCACTAAAATTAAGACTATATTTTTTATTTAATTGTGCATAACTAGTGATAAAAGCCATATTTACTCCTTATTTTTTAAAAAAAAATTAAACTTAAATTATTAACAAACAAAAATTAGAAAGGAACATTAAAAATGTTTATATTACCATTTACTAATAATTTTGATTGAGATAAACATGATTTTAATCAAGATGAATTAAGTTTAAAATAAACAGAAGAATTATTTTCCAAAATAGATGATTATTTATGAAGTATATGTGATAAATCTGAATATAAATCATATAGATTTAGAAAAAGAAAATTAAAAACAAAAAAGGGTTTACTAACTTATAAACGGCGTATTTATAAACATTATAACATAGAAAAACAAAAAACTGAATACGTATCCTTATTAGATAACTATCTTGGTGTTAAAAAATATAGTAAGCTTGCACCAAATGTTATTAAACAAATTTTAAAATATTTTGCTGATGATAAAAAGTATCGTGATGTTTGTGATACTTTTATTGAAGGTTTAATAAGCAATAGTACAGTTTGTAGAACATATCAAAAATTTGAATTACCAAAAGCAAATATACCTAAAATAGTATTAGAAAAAAATCAAACTTTATATATAAATATTGATGATGGACATAGAAAATTTAAGTTTAATGAAAAACACAATACTAAAAATTGTAAAAAATGTTCTATGAGATTATTAGTATTTTGTACTGGTAAAAAGAAAAATGGAAAATTAATTAATAAAAGAGCAGTTTGTAAAATAAGAGTATCAAAAACAGAAATTGGTGCAGAAAAAACAGCTAAATTTATTCAAAAATATGGTAATTTATATTTTGAAAACTTTGACCAAGCAAATTTAATAGTTTGTGGTGATAGTGCAAAATGAATTAGAAAAACTGCTACAATTTTAAATGCTAAATTTATTTTAGATAAATTTCATGCTTTTCATGTTTTATTTCTTGGAATAATGGCTGGAAGAAGAAAAAATAAAATCACTAAATTACACTATCAAAATGCAATAACTTTATTTGAAAAAGGTCAATATTATGAATTAATTGATTTTTTACAATCATTAACCTTACAATATAAAAAATTAAAAGTTGGTTATTTTATTAATGCAAAAGATGGTGTATTAAACCAAGCATTAGTTGAAAATATTGGTTGCTTTACTGAAACTAATATTAAACAAATTTTAAAACATATGATTGATGATAGAACTTATAATATTGATATGTATACAAAAATGGTTAATTTTAAATGCTATCAAATAAATACTGCCATCCAGTTATTATAAATTAAGATTAAAGATTTTTAAAAAAAATGAAAAATAAAATAAAACTTATTAAGTTTTACTTTAATAAGAGTTTTTGAGTTATAAAATTAAGTATTATTATTGACTAATATTTTTCAAGTGTTAAGATTAACATACAATTGCATATTGAAGTCAAAATTATTCTCGTCTAACTTTATAATTTTAAGACAAATTTGAATCTTATTGACAACATCGGTACGCTCCCAATATTTTAATAATGATTTGCTATTATTTTTTTGTTTTTTTGTTATATTATAAGTAGTAATATTTATTACCAATTTTGCGATGAATTGCAAAGCAACGAGCACTAAAATCCCAATATATTTATTTAAAATTTTAGTTTATTATTTTATTTTAAAGTAACTATTTTTCTTTTAAAGGAGCACACATTACCATGGCAATTAAAGATGTACAAAGAGATGGCAATTGTTTATTATGAGCAGTAATTGTTTCATATTTAGAACAAGTTAAAACTAATAAAAACCAATTTAAAAAAAGATATAAATCACTTTTTGGTATAGAAATCGGTTGAGAACGAATTTTTAATTTTGTTGATTTTAATTTTACTGATAAAGAAAATGAAAAATTAGTTAAAGTCTTTCGTAATCGTATTTGTGATTATATTGAAATAAATTTAGATACAAAACGGCCAGATAATAAAGCTAACTTTAGATCAATGTTATTAGATAGTGAAATCAATAAAAAAAATAAAGAATTGTATCCTAATAATAGTGAAGATACACAAATAAGAAAAACTTTAGAACAAATGAGAAAAAATGGTGAAATAACAGGTTCTGTTGAAATTGAAGCGATTTGTAATATTTTAAATTGTGATATTATTAGAATTAATGAAGATTTTG is part of the Spiroplasma endosymbiont of Lasioglossum villosulum genome and harbors:
- a CDS encoding Mbov_0401 family ICE element transposase-like protein, producing the protein MLTYKRRIYKHYNIEKQKTEYVSLLDNYLGVKKYSKLAPNVIKQILKYFADDKKYRDVCDTFIEGLISNSTVCRTYQKFELPKANIPKIVLEKNQTLYINIDDGHRKFKFNEKHNTKNCKKCSMRLLVFCTGKKKNGKLINKRAVCKIRVSKTEIGAEKTAKFIQKYGNLYFENFDQANLIVCGDSAKWIRKTATILNAKFILDKFHAFHVLFLGIMAGRRKNKITKLHYQNAITLFEKGQYYELIDFLQSLTLQYKKLKVGYFINAKDGVLNQALVENIGCFTETNIKQILKHMIDDRTYNIDMYTKMVNFKCYQINTAIQLL